One segment of Methanolinea mesophila DNA contains the following:
- a CDS encoding NAC family transcription factor, translated as MAGNEKDGYYCSICGGIPADKVGTKRIMIDGKETGIENLDFIIEQVQALHLAEDASITAEIVKRVKEFNYVPTKKEALYAEALLREYRDRTPR; from the coding sequence ATGGCGGGGAACGAGAAGGACGGGTATTACTGCTCGATCTGCGGCGGGATCCCAGCCGATAAGGTCGGCACGAAAAGGATTATGATCGACGGAAAGGAGACCGGCATCGAGAACCTGGATTTCATCATCGAACAGGTGCAGGCGCTCCACCTTGCCGAGGATGCTTCGATCACGGCCGAGATCGTAAAGCGGGTAAAAGAGTTCAACTACGTCCCCACGAAAAAGGAAGCCCTGTACGCCGAGGCCCTGCTCCGGGAATACCGGGACCGGACACCCCGGTAG
- a CDS encoding cupin domain-containing protein, with the protein MVEFTPEQPGTHDSRRADLLGKVLHLPDLVQYQEGTVASRMIVNRKAGSITLFSFDEDEGLSEHTAPYDAVVTILDGECEVWVAGTTSRMKAGDTIIFPANVPHALSAITRFKMMLVMIRE; encoded by the coding sequence ATGGTGGAGTTCACTCCTGAACAACCCGGAACGCACGATTCCCGCCGGGCGGATCTCCTGGGTAAGGTACTGCACCTGCCGGACCTGGTCCAGTACCAGGAAGGGACGGTCGCGAGCAGGATGATCGTCAACCGGAAGGCGGGGAGTATCACCCTCTTCTCCTTCGACGAGGACGAGGGGCTCTCCGAACACACCGCACCCTACGACGCGGTGGTCACGATCCTCGACGGGGAATGCGAGGTCTGGGTCGCGGGGACTACCTCGAGGATGAAGGCGGGAGATACCATCATCTTCCCGGCGAACGTCCCCCACGCACTGTCCGCGATCACGCGGTTCAAGATGATGCTGGTCATGATCCGGGAGTGA
- a CDS encoding MBL fold metallo-hydrolase: MSRKTLRQADRVEITVITDNYTDLLMQEESLNVRRFKAPRPLAPLAEHGLSCLVKVRKGSEEHCLLMDTGISPTCFLHNTDLLGVDCDAIEEVVLSHGHWDHFGGLPGLLSRVGREIPVTVHPDAFFERRINLPLPERPSFLPRMDEEEFVRMGAVFRKSRVPELHASGLVLCTGEVERTTPFEGSVSWTEMKVDGTWTPDTFPDDQSLVINVKNKGLVVLSGCAHAGIVNTVMHAIRLMGTDRVHAVLGGFHLSGPLFDPVIPPTIEALQQIGPHFVVPMHCTGWKAITRIAKEMPGQFVLNTVGTTYVF, from the coding sequence ATGTCAAGGAAGACGTTACGCCAGGCGGACCGCGTCGAGATCACCGTCATCACCGATAACTACACCGACCTCCTTATGCAGGAGGAGTCTCTGAACGTCCGCCGGTTCAAGGCACCACGCCCCCTCGCACCGCTCGCCGAACACGGGCTGTCCTGCCTGGTAAAAGTCCGGAAAGGGAGCGAGGAGCACTGCCTGCTCATGGACACCGGGATCTCCCCGACGTGCTTTCTCCACAACACGGACCTGCTCGGGGTGGACTGCGATGCGATCGAGGAGGTCGTCCTCTCTCACGGGCACTGGGACCATTTCGGAGGGCTCCCCGGGCTCCTCTCGCGGGTAGGCCGGGAGATACCGGTCACCGTCCACCCGGACGCCTTCTTCGAGCGCCGGATCAACCTCCCCCTCCCGGAACGACCGTCCTTTCTCCCCCGGATGGACGAGGAGGAGTTCGTTCGCATGGGTGCGGTGTTCCGGAAGTCCCGGGTACCCGAACTCCACGCCTCGGGGCTCGTGCTCTGCACCGGAGAGGTGGAACGGACCACCCCGTTCGAAGGCAGTGTCTCGTGGACGGAGATGAAGGTCGACGGCACCTGGACCCCGGATACATTCCCCGACGACCAGTCGCTGGTCATCAACGTGAAGAACAAGGGGCTCGTGGTGCTCTCCGGGTGCGCCCACGCGGGGATCGTCAACACCGTGATGCACGCCATACGGTTGATGGGGACCGACCGGGTCCATGCCGTGCTCGGCGGGTTCCACCTGAGCGGACCGCTCTTCGACCCCGTCATCCCCCCGACCATCGAGGCCCTGCAGCAGATCGGACCGCACTTCGTGGTCCCTATGCACTGCACCGGGTGGAAGGCGATCACCCGGATCGCAAAAGAGATGCCGGGCCAGTTCGTGCTGAACACCGTGGGGACGACCTATGTGTTCTAG
- a CDS encoding DNA alkylation repair protein, with translation MDPVIAAIRTELAEHADPEIRKSSQRFFREEITSYGMKTATVEKIAKKYWKEVKSREKEEIFSLCEELYRSGYIEESFIVSTWAHLLSDRFEPEDLAVFSRWIDTWITNWASCDGFCNHAVGDFMMRYPDRVGALYRWARSPNRWMRRAACVSLIVPAKRGQFLNEAFALADIVLTDPDDMVRKGYGWLLKEASRKHQQEVFEYVVRNRAVMPRTALRYAIELMPKEMRAEAMKK, from the coding sequence ATGGACCCGGTCATCGCCGCCATCAGGACCGAACTTGCCGAACACGCCGACCCGGAGATCCGGAAGTCCTCGCAGCGGTTCTTCAGGGAGGAGATCACCTCCTACGGGATGAAGACCGCGACGGTGGAAAAGATCGCGAAGAAGTACTGGAAGGAGGTCAAATCACGTGAAAAGGAGGAGATCTTCTCCCTCTGCGAGGAGCTCTACCGGTCGGGATATATCGAGGAGTCATTCATCGTCTCCACATGGGCCCACCTGCTCTCCGACCGGTTCGAACCGGAGGACCTCGCGGTCTTCTCGCGATGGATCGACACCTGGATCACCAACTGGGCCTCCTGTGACGGGTTCTGCAACCATGCGGTGGGGGACTTCATGATGAGGTATCCCGACCGGGTCGGAGCGCTTTACCGGTGGGCCAGGTCGCCGAACCGGTGGATGCGCCGGGCGGCCTGCGTATCCCTGATCGTGCCCGCAAAACGGGGGCAGTTTTTGAACGAGGCCTTCGCGCTCGCCGATATCGTGCTGACCGACCCGGACGACATGGTCCGGAAGGGCTACGGGTGGCTCCTGAAGGAGGCGAGCCGGAAGCATCAGCAGGAAGTATTCGAGTACGTGGTGCGGAACAGGGCGGTGATGCCGAGGACCGCACTCCGGTACGCGATCGAGCTGATGCCGAAGGAGATGCGGGCCGAAGCGATGAAGAAGTAG
- a CDS encoding cupin domain-containing protein — protein MQIIDATKMPSSPNPHHVDARKLFENPHAAVVMITLQPGESLKKHITPVDVLFYVLEGTGTVEIGDVHATVGKDNLIESPARVPHRWINESGAVFRVLVIKVPKPTEETKIL, from the coding sequence ATGCAGATTATCGACGCCACAAAGATGCCGAGCTCGCCGAACCCTCACCATGTCGATGCACGGAAACTGTTCGAGAACCCTCACGCCGCGGTGGTGATGATCACCCTGCAGCCCGGGGAATCGTTGAAGAAGCACATCACTCCGGTCGATGTCCTCTTCTATGTCCTGGAAGGGACCGGGACCGTGGAGATCGGGGACGTGCACGCCACGGTGGGGAAGGATAACCTGATCGAGAGCCCGGCCCGGGTTCCGCACCGGTGGATCAACGAGAGCGGTGCGGTGTTCCGGGTCCTGGTGATCAAGGTGCCGAAACCGACGGAGGAGACGAAGATCCTCTAG